The proteins below are encoded in one region of Populus alba chromosome 2, ASM523922v2, whole genome shotgun sequence:
- the LOC118044185 gene encoding protein LIGHT-DEPENDENT SHORT HYPOCOTYLS 10, giving the protein MSRERGKDIAEGSTENQQPATPSRYESQKRRDWNTFGQYLKNQRPPVPLSQCNSNHVLDFLRYLDQFGKTKVHLQGCMFYGQPEPPAPCTCPLRQAWGSLDALIGRLRAAYEENGGTLETNPFANASIRVYLREVKDYQAKARGIPHKKKRKKQISSKGNDESSSEMQFP; this is encoded by the coding sequence ATGTCCAGAGAAAGAGGAAAGGACATAGCTGAAGGATCCACTGAGAATCAACAACCAGCAACGCCTAGTCGTTATGAGTCGCAGAAGAGAAGGGACTGGAACACTTTTGGGCAGTACTTGAAGAACCAGAGGCCTCCAGTTCCGCTTTCTCAGTGCAATAGCAACCATGTCCTAGATTTCCTTCGATATCTTGACCAGTTTGGCAAGACTAAGGTTCATCTACAAGGTTGCATGTTTTATGGGCAGCCTGAGCCCCCAGCTCCTTGTACTTGCCCTCTTAGACAAGCTTGGGGCAGCCTTGATGCTCTTATTGGGAGGCTTCGAGCAGCCTACGAGGAGAACGGAGGCACGCTAGAGACAAACCCTTTTGCTAATGCTTCTATTCGGGTTTACCTTAGAGAAGTGAAGGACTATCAAGCTAAGGCAAGGGGGATCCCacacaagaagaaaaggaagaagcagaTTTCAAGCAAAGGAAATGATGAATCAAGCTCTGAGATGCAGTTTCCTTAA